The nucleotide sequence CGTTCCATGCAGAAATTCGCCGCATTGCCAGTGAAAAACTCCTGATAGGGTGCGCTCCCGTTTCCCGGCAGGCGGAGGCCCTTCATGGACGGAAAAGTCATTGTCGTGACGGGCGCGCTGGGTGCGCTTGGCCAAGTGGTCGTGGACGAAGCGCTGGCGCGGGGGGCCCGGATTGCAAGCATCGATCATGCGCCTACCCAAGCCCCAGCCACCGCTGATCTGTTCGAACTCGGCGGCATCGACCTCACGGATGCCGCCCAGGCCGCCAAGGCGATCAAGGCAGCCGCATCGCATTTCGGCCAACTCGATGCGCTGATCAACATCGCCGGCGGCTTCGCCTTCGAGACGGTGACCGACGGCGATCCCAAAACCTGGCAGCGGATGTACGCGCTCAACGTCATGACCGCACTCAACGCATCGCGCGCGGCGATCCCGCATCTCATCTCGTCGGGTGCCGGCCGCATCGTCAATATCGGCGCGATGGGCGCGCTGCAGGCAGGAAGTGGCATGGGCGCCTATGCCGCCTCCAAGGCTGGCGTGCATCGCCTTACGGAGGCGCTAGCCGCCGAACTGAAGGGCAAGATCACGGTCAATGCCGTGCTGCCGTCGGTTATCGACACCGCGGCCAACCGCGCCAGCATGCCGAAAGCCGATTTCACGAAATGGGTCACGCCAAAGGAACTGGCCGACGTGATCCTGTTTCTCGCCAGCGACGCGGCCAGCGCCGTCACCGGTGCGCTGCTGCCGGTGAACGGGAGGGTTTAGTTTGGACTGAGGCTGTCCTCACACGGCTTTTTCGCTGCGCTTTTGGGATGCTATAGTGCTGGAATGACAACAGCCGAAGACATTGAAAAGGCCGTCGAGCAACTGCCGCCTCGAGAACTAGCGAGGTTTCGTGCCTGGTTTGAAGCGTTTGACGCCGATCAATTCGACGCGGCCATCGAACGTGATGTGCAGGCCGGCAAACTCGACGCATTTGCAGAGGAGGCCGTTGCGGCATATCGCGCCGGCAAATCCCGGGACTTGTGAGACACTCGGCATCGCC is from Bradyrhizobium sp. AZCC 2176 and encodes:
- the fabG gene encoding 3-oxoacyl-ACP reductase FabG, whose translation is MDGKVIVVTGALGALGQVVVDEALARGARIASIDHAPTQAPATADLFELGGIDLTDAAQAAKAIKAAASHFGQLDALINIAGGFAFETVTDGDPKTWQRMYALNVMTALNASRAAIPHLISSGAGRIVNIGAMGALQAGSGMGAYAASKAGVHRLTEALAAELKGKITVNAVLPSVIDTAANRASMPKADFTKWVTPKELADVILFLASDAASAVTGALLPVNGRV